One Williamsia phyllosphaerae DNA segment encodes these proteins:
- a CDS encoding alpha/beta fold hydrolase, whose amino-acid sequence MPAPDPSSVRIEGPWTHLDVRANGIRFHAVECGDGNTDRPLVLLLHGFGEFWWSWRHQLESLTAQGYRAVALDLRGYGDSDKPPRGYDGWTLAGDTNALIRSLGHADAALVGHADGGLVCWATATLHPRAVRSIAVVGSPHPRALRYAVVRDGAQRSAFLSGFLGNQLPRTAEKTLTKSDGAFIADMFARRTASAWQHTDEYAEVIRRNRAAIQIPGVAFCSLEYRRWAFRSQLRRDGVKFLALMNQRLHIPVLAVRGHLDDYMLTETVSASRYWASRMTYAEVDGSGHYAHEENPGQTAELLHEHLQLV is encoded by the coding sequence GTGCCGGCGCCTGACCCGTCTTCGGTACGGATCGAGGGACCCTGGACGCATCTCGACGTCCGGGCCAACGGGATACGCTTCCACGCCGTCGAGTGCGGTGACGGCAACACCGACCGACCCCTGGTGTTGCTGCTGCACGGGTTCGGCGAGTTCTGGTGGAGTTGGCGGCACCAGCTCGAGTCGCTGACCGCGCAGGGCTATCGCGCCGTCGCGCTCGATCTGCGTGGCTACGGCGACTCCGACAAGCCACCCCGCGGCTATGACGGTTGGACCCTCGCCGGCGACACCAACGCCCTGATCCGTTCGCTCGGGCACGCTGACGCCGCGCTCGTCGGGCACGCCGACGGCGGTCTGGTCTGCTGGGCGACCGCCACCCTGCACCCGCGCGCGGTCCGGTCCATCGCCGTCGTCGGATCACCCCACCCGCGGGCCCTGCGGTACGCGGTGGTGCGCGACGGTGCCCAGCGTTCGGCGTTCCTGAGCGGGTTCCTGGGCAACCAGCTGCCCCGCACGGCGGAGAAGACCCTGACCAAGTCGGACGGGGCGTTCATCGCGGACATGTTCGCCCGCCGCACCGCGTCGGCCTGGCAGCACACCGACGAATACGCCGAGGTAATCCGCCGCAATCGCGCCGCGATCCAGATCCCCGGAGTCGCGTTCTGCAGCCTGGAGTACCGGCGCTGGGCGTTCCGGTCACAACTGCGACGCGACGGGGTCAAGTTCCTCGCGCTGATGAACCAGCGCCTGCACATCCCGGTTCTCGCCGTCCGCGGACACCTCGACGACTACATGCTCACCGAGACCGTGTCGGCCAGCCGGTACTGGGCGTCCCGGATGACCTACGCCGAGGTCGACGGCAGCGGGCACTACGCGCACGAGGAGAACCCCGGCCAGACCGCCGAGCTGCTCCACGAACACCTTCAGCTCGTCTGA
- a CDS encoding cupin domain-containing protein, with product MSIPDDDPTRELTVSGRDDPGVAHIFLAGDTYSVLVTGEQTGGRYCLIDMEIPPGGGPPPHRHDFEEMFTILSGEIAFTFRGTTTTVAAGNTVNIPANAPHNFVNRSDKNAHVLCLCSPAGQDEFFDRVGDRIPTRTSPPPELTPDQIDERRRLAAELAPTYATEML from the coding sequence ATGTCGATTCCCGACGACGACCCGACGCGTGAACTGACCGTCTCCGGCCGGGACGATCCCGGTGTCGCGCACATCTTCCTCGCCGGGGACACCTACTCGGTGTTGGTGACCGGTGAGCAGACCGGTGGTCGGTACTGCCTGATCGACATGGAGATCCCGCCGGGCGGTGGTCCGCCTCCACACCGCCACGACTTCGAGGAGATGTTCACCATCCTCAGCGGTGAGATCGCGTTCACCTTTCGCGGCACCACGACAACCGTGGCCGCCGGGAACACCGTCAACATCCCCGCCAACGCGCCCCACAACTTCGTCAACCGGTCCGACAAAAACGCGCACGTCCTGTGCCTGTGTTCTCCGGCCGGGCAGGACGAGTTCTTCGACCGGGTGGGCGATCGCATCCCGACTCGGACGAGTCCTCCGCCTGAGTTGACGCCGGATCAGATCGACGAGCGTCGGAGGCTGGCGGCCGAGCTTGCGCCGACCTACGCCACCGAGATGCTCTGA
- a CDS encoding alpha/beta hydrolase produces MTDDQKRVVAEMLRTGPLDLGGDVHEQRRVLVEMFTAFPLPDDVVATPDRLGGVEVVSVEIAGVSTDDVVVYLHGGAYALGTAASSVGLVGDLARRAGVRGVTVDYRLAPESPYPAALDDAVAVYEALLESTDPRRIAFVGESAGGGLVLATLVALRARDVPMPAAAAVFSPWADLTLSGGTIDTRAGVDPALTATGLRTRATDYVGSSDASDPLLSPVHADLTGLPPLLVQAGSNEILLDDAIRVAAAAARADVEISMQITPGVPHVFQAFAAILDEGAAALDAAGEFLRAHLDRA; encoded by the coding sequence ATGACCGATGACCAGAAGCGCGTGGTCGCGGAGATGCTGCGTACCGGGCCCCTCGACCTCGGGGGAGACGTCCACGAACAGCGTCGGGTGCTGGTCGAGATGTTCACCGCGTTCCCGCTACCCGACGACGTGGTCGCGACCCCGGACCGGCTCGGCGGCGTCGAGGTCGTGTCGGTCGAGATCGCGGGGGTCAGCACGGATGACGTGGTGGTGTATCTGCACGGCGGGGCCTACGCGCTCGGGACGGCCGCGTCGTCGGTCGGTCTCGTCGGTGATCTCGCGCGCCGCGCCGGTGTCCGGGGTGTCACGGTCGACTACCGACTGGCGCCCGAGTCGCCCTATCCCGCCGCACTCGACGACGCGGTCGCTGTGTACGAGGCACTCCTGGAGTCGACCGATCCCCGGCGGATCGCTTTCGTGGGTGAATCCGCGGGCGGTGGCCTGGTCCTGGCCACGCTCGTCGCACTGCGTGCCCGTGATGTGCCGATGCCCGCGGCGGCCGCCGTCTTCTCCCCGTGGGCGGATCTGACACTGTCCGGCGGGACGATCGACACCAGAGCCGGGGTCGACCCCGCTCTGACGGCTACCGGATTGCGCACGCGCGCGACGGATTACGTCGGATCGTCCGACGCGTCCGACCCGCTGCTGAGCCCTGTGCACGCTGATCTCACCGGGCTTCCCCCGTTGCTCGTCCAGGCGGGATCGAACGAGATCCTCCTCGACGACGCGATTCGCGTGGCGGCCGCTGCGGCGAGAGCGGACGTCGAGATCAGCATGCAGATCACCCCGGGCGTACCCCACGTCTTCCAGGCGTTCGCCGCGATCCTCGACGAGGGAGCCGCTGCGCTCGATGCGGCGGGGGAGTTCCTACGCGCGCACCTCGACAGAGCCTGA
- a CDS encoding MarR family winged helix-turn-helix transcriptional regulator yields the protein MSSRVPANALESRFPVSYSIYAMARMQRAIAAAGLSDLGLFPAQEILLTELDRDDGQSQKALAETMGISHVTVAKMSARLERAGLVVRRTSPTDRRVSLVHLTPAGQSAQEGIRAVWAELETIVNRELDPQARQDYLAGATRIRRALDEAGSDDTGG from the coding sequence ATGAGCAGTCGCGTTCCCGCCAACGCTCTCGAGAGCAGGTTCCCCGTCAGCTACTCGATCTACGCGATGGCCCGCATGCAACGAGCCATCGCCGCGGCCGGGCTCTCCGACCTCGGGCTGTTCCCCGCGCAGGAGATCCTGCTGACCGAACTCGATCGCGACGACGGCCAGTCGCAGAAGGCGCTCGCGGAGACGATGGGGATCAGCCACGTGACGGTGGCGAAGATGTCGGCGCGACTGGAGCGCGCCGGACTGGTGGTCCGGCGTACCTCACCGACCGACCGACGGGTCAGCCTCGTCCATCTCACCCCGGCCGGACAAAGCGCACAGGAGGGCATCCGTGCCGTCTGGGCGGAACTCGAGACGATCGTCAACCGCGAACTCGACCCACAGGCCAGACAGGACTATCTGGCCGGTGCCACCAGGATCCGTCGTGCGCTCGACGAGGCGGGTTCAGACGACACCGGCGGGTAA
- a CDS encoding MarP family serine protease translates to MTGSAWVDVAVVVVALLAAASGYRQGALASGLAFLGVVLGAVAGIMLAPHIIDHIGDRRWRLVVGVGLLVLLVVIGEVSGMVLGRAARSGIRSAAFRRADSGIGSLLQAVAVLVAAWLLAIPVSSAAEPSIANAVRGSKVLSGVDQVAPQWLRELPSDFSSLLDDSGLPEVIGPFGRTPITNVNPPDGTLLNLPVISQVRPSVVKIEGIAPSCNQALEGSGFVVSPERVMTNAHVVAGTRTLKVQSNDGPLDATVVLFDYRNDIAVLDVPGLTAPALDFVDQPANTGDDAIALGYPEAGPFTASPERIREVVNLSGPDIYRDGQVRREVYTVRGSIRQGNSGGPLIDSDGQVLGVIFGAAEDTSSETGFVLTAKQVQDNLQASEGRNSAVDTMSCVHSG, encoded by the coding sequence ATGACCGGGTCGGCGTGGGTCGACGTCGCCGTCGTCGTGGTGGCCCTGCTGGCCGCCGCATCGGGATACCGCCAGGGCGCCCTCGCGTCGGGGCTCGCGTTCCTCGGGGTCGTTCTCGGCGCCGTCGCCGGGATCATGTTGGCGCCGCACATCATCGATCACATCGGCGACCGCCGGTGGCGACTCGTCGTCGGCGTCGGACTGCTCGTGTTGCTGGTGGTCATCGGCGAGGTGTCGGGGATGGTGCTCGGCCGGGCCGCACGCAGCGGCATCCGCTCGGCGGCCTTCCGGCGCGCCGACAGCGGCATCGGGTCGTTGTTGCAGGCCGTCGCCGTGCTGGTCGCTGCGTGGTTGTTGGCCATCCCGGTCAGCAGTGCCGCCGAACCGTCCATCGCCAACGCCGTGCGCGGGTCGAAGGTGCTCAGCGGGGTCGATCAGGTTGCCCCGCAATGGTTGCGCGAGCTGCCGAGCGACTTCAGCTCGCTGCTCGACGACTCGGGTCTGCCCGAGGTCATCGGCCCGTTCGGTCGCACCCCGATCACCAACGTCAACCCTCCCGACGGCACCCTGCTCAACCTGCCGGTGATCAGCCAGGTCCGGCCCAGCGTCGTCAAGATCGAGGGCATCGCGCCGAGTTGCAACCAGGCACTCGAGGGCAGCGGCTTCGTCGTCTCGCCCGAGCGGGTGATGACCAACGCGCACGTGGTCGCGGGCACCCGCACCCTGAAGGTGCAGTCGAACGACGGTCCGTTGGACGCCACCGTGGTGCTGTTCGACTACCGCAACGACATCGCCGTGCTCGATGTCCCCGGACTCACCGCGCCGGCCCTCGACTTCGTCGACCAGCCGGCGAACACCGGCGACGACGCCATCGCGCTGGGGTACCCGGAGGCGGGTCCGTTCACCGCGAGCCCGGAACGCATCCGCGAGGTGGTGAACCTGTCCGGCCCGGACATCTACCGCGACGGCCAGGTGCGACGCGAGGTCTACACCGTCCGTGGATCCATCCGGCAGGGCAATTCCGGTGGACCGCTGATCGACTCGGACGGGCAGGTGCTCGGGGTGATCTTCGGTGCGGCCGAGGACACCTCCAGCGAGACCGGTTTCGTGCTCACCGCCAAGCAGGTCCAGGACAACCTGCAGGCGTCCGAGGGCCGCAACTCCGCCGTCGACACCATGTCCTGCGTGCACTCGGGCTAG
- a CDS encoding NUDIX hydrolase, which produces MTDRTGGDGARTAAGPLTSNDAIPSWLRSLTDNVDGVTDSVNNRGGDRTKLLALTRKRSARPASVLVLFGGSFDTAEDGTPPVDADVLLTQRANTLRNHPGQVAFPGGAVDPGDDYPVGTALREAQEETGLAPDSVVPVAQLRSFPVPPSGFDVVPVIAHWPTPGPVRAVDQGETARVARVPLRDLLSPDNRFQVQRSVMGGRVYRGPAFWVEDMLVWGFTGGLLAAIFETAGWDIPWDTDDVRDLGDMLDRAGQR; this is translated from the coding sequence GTGACCGACCGGACAGGCGGCGACGGTGCCCGCACCGCCGCCGGACCGCTGACGTCGAACGACGCGATCCCGTCGTGGCTGCGATCGCTCACCGACAACGTCGACGGGGTCACCGACAGCGTGAACAACCGCGGCGGCGACCGCACCAAACTCCTCGCGCTCACCCGCAAACGCAGCGCCCGGCCGGCGTCGGTCCTCGTGCTGTTCGGCGGATCGTTCGACACCGCCGAGGACGGGACACCGCCGGTCGACGCCGACGTGCTGCTCACCCAGCGGGCGAACACCCTGCGCAACCACCCCGGACAGGTCGCCTTCCCCGGCGGAGCCGTCGACCCGGGGGACGACTACCCCGTGGGGACCGCGCTGCGGGAGGCGCAGGAGGAGACCGGACTCGCGCCGGACAGCGTCGTACCGGTCGCGCAGCTGCGGTCGTTCCCGGTGCCGCCGTCGGGATTCGACGTCGTGCCCGTGATCGCCCACTGGCCCACGCCGGGCCCGGTCCGCGCGGTCGATCAGGGCGAGACCGCCCGGGTCGCGCGAGTACCGCTGCGCGACTTACTCTCTCCGGACAATCGTTTTCAGGTGCAGCGCTCGGTGATGGGAGGGCGGGTCTATCGGGGCCCGGCCTTCTGGGTGGAGGACATGCTCGTGTGGGGCTTCACCGGCGGACTGCTGGCTGCGATCTTCGAGACCGCGGGATGGGACATCCCGTGGGACACCGACGACGTCCGTGACCTCGGCGACATGCTGGACCGGGCGGGTCAGCGATGA
- a CDS encoding redoxin family protein, which produces MISRLSRVPASARWTIAALIVVVALIAAIWPRGSASTDDGLGSGNPAASAGPIPGATASVSADDLSAARTRAALAPCPTGTAPAPATSVLKGVAAPCLGGPGTVDLGAATAGKPLLINFWAPWCLPCRKELPSVADFARIAGDRVQVLAVQAKEGSENPVLALGLLSEIDVHLPSVVDTESRIAAALGAPRAYPVSILVRADGTVAKVLPTVYADTQAVTDSVNQYLGTSL; this is translated from the coding sequence GTGATCAGCCGTCTGTCGCGTGTGCCCGCGTCGGCACGCTGGACCATCGCCGCCTTGATCGTCGTGGTGGCCCTGATCGCCGCCATCTGGCCGCGGGGTTCGGCATCGACCGACGACGGACTCGGATCCGGCAACCCGGCGGCGTCGGCGGGGCCGATCCCCGGGGCGACCGCGTCGGTGAGCGCCGACGACCTCTCCGCCGCGCGCACCCGGGCGGCTCTCGCCCCGTGTCCCACCGGCACCGCGCCCGCTCCGGCCACGTCGGTCCTCAAGGGGGTCGCCGCGCCGTGTCTCGGCGGGCCCGGCACGGTCGACCTCGGAGCCGCCACCGCGGGCAAGCCCCTGCTCATCAACTTCTGGGCGCCGTGGTGCCTGCCGTGCCGCAAGGAACTGCCGTCGGTCGCCGACTTCGCGCGCATCGCCGGCGACCGGGTGCAGGTGCTGGCGGTACAGGCCAAGGAGGGATCGGAGAACCCCGTGCTCGCCCTCGGCCTCCTCTCCGAGATCGACGTGCACCTGCCGTCGGTCGTCGACACCGAGTCGAGGATCGCGGCCGCACTCGGCGCCCCGCGTGCCTACCCGGTGTCCATCCTCGTGCGGGCCGACGGCACCGTCGCGAAGGTGCTGCCCACCGTCTACGCCGACACCCAGGCGGTCACCGATTCGGTGAACCAATACCTCGGCACGAGCCTGTGA
- the nth gene encoding endonuclease III codes for MDRELQTAFPHVYCELDFTTPLELSVATILSAQCTDVRVNMVTPALFRRYPDAAAYAGAQREELEEMVRTTGFYRNKANSIMGLGQALLERFDGEVPGRLEDLVTLPGFGRKTANVVLGNAFGVPGITVDTHFGRLVRRWNWTSETDPVKVEHAVGELIERKNWTDLSHRVIFHGRRVCHAKKPACGVCVLAADCPSYGEGPTDKAAAAKLVKGPETDHLLALAGVSE; via the coding sequence ATGGACCGCGAGCTGCAGACCGCGTTCCCGCACGTGTACTGCGAACTCGATTTCACGACGCCGCTCGAACTGTCGGTCGCGACCATCCTGTCGGCGCAGTGCACCGACGTGCGCGTCAACATGGTGACGCCGGCCCTGTTCCGCAGATACCCCGACGCCGCCGCCTACGCGGGTGCGCAGCGCGAGGAGCTCGAGGAGATGGTGCGCACCACCGGGTTCTATCGGAACAAGGCCAACTCGATCATGGGGCTCGGCCAGGCGTTGCTGGAACGCTTCGACGGTGAGGTGCCCGGCCGTCTCGAGGATCTCGTCACCCTTCCGGGGTTCGGCCGCAAGACGGCGAACGTGGTGCTGGGCAACGCGTTCGGTGTGCCCGGCATCACCGTCGACACGCACTTCGGACGTCTGGTCCGTCGCTGGAACTGGACCAGCGAGACCGATCCGGTCAAGGTCGAGCACGCGGTCGGCGAGTTGATCGAACGCAAGAACTGGACCGACCTCTCGCATCGGGTCATCTTCCACGGGCGTCGCGTCTGTCACGCGAAGAAGCCGGCCTGTGGGGTGTGCGTGCTCGCGGCCGACTGCCCGTCGTACGGCGAGGGCCCGACCGACAAGGCCGCCGCGGCCAAGCTGGTGAAGGGTCCCGAGACCGACCACCTGCTCGCGCTGGCCGGGGTGTCGGAGTGA
- a CDS encoding Crp/Fnr family transcriptional regulator: protein MEEVLARAGIFQGVEPSAVAALTKQLQPVDFPRGHVIFNEGEPGDRLYIILAGKVKVGRRSVDGRENLLTIMGPSDMFGELSIFDPGPRTSSATTVTEVRAVSMDRDALKAWIADRPEIAEQLLRVLARRLRRTNNNLADLIFTDVPGRVAKQLLQLAQRFGTQEAGALRVTHDLTQEEIAQLVGASRETVNKALADFAQRGWLRLEGKSVLIADSERLARRAR, encoded by the coding sequence GTGGAGGAAGTACTGGCCAGGGCCGGCATCTTTCAGGGAGTGGAGCCCAGCGCTGTCGCGGCGCTGACCAAGCAGCTCCAGCCTGTCGATTTCCCGCGCGGTCACGTCATCTTCAACGAGGGCGAGCCAGGCGATCGCCTTTACATCATCCTCGCGGGCAAGGTGAAGGTCGGCCGACGCTCGGTCGACGGCCGCGAGAACCTGCTCACGATCATGGGACCGTCGGACATGTTCGGCGAGCTGTCCATCTTCGACCCCGGCCCACGCACCTCCTCGGCGACCACGGTCACCGAGGTCCGCGCGGTGTCGATGGATCGCGACGCGCTCAAGGCATGGATCGCCGACCGCCCCGAGATCGCCGAGCAGCTGCTGCGCGTGCTGGCCCGTCGTCTGCGCCGCACCAACAACAACCTCGCCGACCTCATCTTCACCGACGTCCCGGGTCGTGTCGCCAAGCAGCTGCTGCAGCTCGCCCAGCGATTCGGCACCCAGGAGGCCGGTGCGCTGCGCGTGACGCACGACCTCACGCAGGAGGAGATCGCCCAGCTCGTCGGCGCATCGCGCGAGACCGTCAACAAGGCGCTTGCCGACTTCGCCCAGCGTGGCTGGCTGCGACTCGAGGGCAAGAGCGTCCTCATCGCCGACTCCGAGCGTCTGGCCCGCCGCGCGCGCTGA
- a CDS encoding amidase — MTHPRSRRSRRAATPVDDAWIATASAFELADAIRTGTTTSRQVVEFHIGVLRRREAFGAIARDRFDEALAEADASDAGSPGTDTDRPLQGVPCTIKESIPVTGMPHTAGLSSRAGIIADVDAIAVQRLRRAGAIVVGVTNTAELCLGIESTNSVYGRTSNPYDRRRVSGGSSGGEGSAIGGGGIPFGVGGDTGGSIRIPSFYCGVFGHKPSPGLVPANESIPSLSGEEEVDLLETLGPMARRASDLMPLLRILADDDGTRIGTPESVDLEGLRVIVPTKSSYLRPMDRSVRDARDAAGAALAERGADVVWQPMPAMRRVIASYLMELRKHAGTSVMSLFDSFGEPGSRHLTPAVLRANSLQLQLAMIGDRLPELLPGPARTLLDKFAADLAEEVDGAIGDGVMLHPPLPQPAPLHHGTLARPWLFGGAAIFNMLGLAVTEVPLGFSRRGLPVGVQVAARPGNDHVTIAVALELEKQFGGWVAPQDVIAGSVAATT, encoded by the coding sequence GTGACACACCCTCGTTCCAGACGAAGCCGCCGCGCCGCGACACCGGTCGATGACGCGTGGATCGCCACGGCCTCGGCCTTCGAGCTGGCCGACGCGATCCGTACCGGGACGACCACCTCACGGCAGGTGGTCGAGTTCCACATCGGTGTCCTGCGCCGGCGCGAGGCCTTCGGGGCCATTGCCCGCGATCGCTTCGACGAGGCCCTCGCCGAGGCCGATGCCTCCGACGCCGGCTCCCCCGGCACCGACACCGACCGTCCGCTGCAGGGCGTGCCGTGCACGATCAAGGAGTCCATCCCGGTCACCGGCATGCCGCACACGGCCGGGCTGTCCAGCCGCGCGGGCATCATCGCCGACGTCGACGCGATTGCCGTGCAACGACTCCGGCGGGCGGGCGCGATCGTCGTCGGGGTCACCAACACCGCCGAACTGTGCCTCGGGATCGAGAGCACCAACAGCGTCTACGGCCGCACCTCCAATCCCTATGACCGCCGGCGCGTCTCGGGCGGATCGTCCGGTGGTGAGGGCTCGGCCATCGGTGGGGGCGGCATCCCGTTCGGCGTCGGCGGCGACACCGGCGGGTCGATCCGCATCCCGTCCTTCTACTGCGGCGTGTTCGGCCACAAGCCCTCCCCCGGCCTGGTCCCTGCGAACGAGTCGATCCCGTCGCTGTCCGGCGAGGAGGAGGTCGACCTGCTCGAGACCCTCGGGCCGATGGCCCGGCGCGCATCCGATCTCATGCCGTTGCTGCGCATCCTCGCCGACGACGACGGGACCCGGATCGGCACCCCGGAGTCCGTCGACCTGGAAGGTCTGCGCGTCATCGTCCCCACGAAGTCGAGCTACCTGCGTCCGATGGACCGATCCGTCCGCGACGCGCGCGACGCCGCCGGAGCGGCCCTGGCCGAGCGCGGGGCCGACGTGGTGTGGCAGCCGATGCCCGCCATGCGCCGCGTGATCGCCAGCTACCTGATGGAGCTGCGCAAGCACGCGGGCACGTCGGTGATGTCGTTGTTCGACTCCTTCGGCGAGCCCGGTTCGCGGCACCTGACCCCGGCCGTGCTGCGCGCCAACAGTCTTCAACTGCAGCTCGCGATGATCGGCGACCGCCTCCCCGAGTTGCTGCCCGGTCCCGCGCGCACGCTGCTCGACAAGTTCGCCGCTGATCTGGCCGAGGAGGTGGACGGCGCGATCGGGGACGGAGTCATGCTGCACCCACCGCTGCCGCAACCGGCCCCTCTGCACCACGGAACCCTGGCGCGCCCCTGGCTGTTCGGCGGGGCGGCGATCTTCAACATGTTGGGTCTGGCCGTCACCGAGGTGCCGCTGGGCTTCAGCAGGCGCGGCCTGCCGGTCGGCGTGCAGGTGGCCGCGCGGCCGGGCAACGACCACGTCACCATCGCGGTGGCGCTCGAACTCGAGAAGCAGTTCGGCGGATGGGTTGCGCCGCAGGACGTCATCGCGGGATCGGTCGCCGCGACCACCTAG
- the hypB gene encoding hydrogenase nickel incorporation protein HypB, with protein sequence MGRFHRHDDGVEHSHAHTDHGDMSGYDTDSERVEVLDAIFGENDQRADFNRAAFDAAGVRAVNLMSSPGSGKTTVLVATLEALADEMRFGIVEGDIATDLDAAKLAGRGAQVSLLNTEDGFGGECHLDAPMVNRALQGLDLDGLDLVIIENVGNLVCPAEFDVGEHAKAMVWSVTEGEDKPMKYPVMFRSVEVVLINKIDLIPYLDVDLDDYIVAVRTANPTARIIPVSAKTGEGMAEWYDWLRVRLVGQDRIELQG encoded by the coding sequence ATGGGCAGATTCCACCGACACGACGACGGTGTCGAACACAGTCACGCCCACACCGACCACGGCGACATGTCCGGATACGACACCGACAGTGAACGCGTGGAGGTCCTCGACGCGATCTTCGGGGAGAACGACCAGCGCGCCGACTTCAACCGTGCCGCCTTCGACGCTGCGGGGGTCCGCGCGGTCAACTTGATGAGTTCGCCCGGATCGGGCAAGACCACCGTGCTCGTCGCCACGCTGGAGGCCCTCGCCGACGAGATGCGGTTCGGGATCGTCGAGGGCGACATCGCCACCGACCTCGACGCCGCCAAACTCGCCGGGCGTGGAGCACAGGTGTCGCTGCTCAACACCGAGGACGGTTTCGGCGGGGAATGCCACCTCGACGCACCGATGGTCAACCGCGCGCTGCAGGGACTCGACCTCGACGGGCTCGACCTCGTGATCATCGAGAACGTGGGGAATCTGGTGTGCCCGGCAGAGTTCGACGTCGGCGAGCACGCCAAGGCCATGGTCTGGTCGGTTACCGAGGGCGAGGACAAGCCGATGAAGTATCCGGTGATGTTCCGCAGTGTCGAGGTGGTGCTCATCAACAAGATCGACCTGATCCCCTACCTCGACGTCGATCTCGACGACTACATCGTCGCTGTGCGCACCGCGAACCCGACGGCCCGCATCATCCCCGTCAGCGCGAAAACCGGCGAGGGGATGGCGGAATGGTACGACTGGCTCCGTGTCCGTCTTGTTGGACAAGACCGAATCGAACTGCAAGGCTGA